Below is a window of Malania oleifera isolate guangnan ecotype guangnan chromosome 1, ASM2987363v1, whole genome shotgun sequence DNA.
TTATTATCAATATACCCTCCCCCCTCCAGCAGCTTTCTCCCCCAACATTTTTTTCTGATAAAACCCTAGCTAGTTAACTCCCAAACACCCCCCCCTTATAGCTAGCCTACCTCCTCTCTCCCCAGCTTCTCCATCCCTCTGCACCCCTCTCAGTCCTCTGCATCCTCCTCAGCCTTTGTTCCCAGTTCTCAGCTTtttcaacctctctctctctctctctctctctctctctctctctcaataataCATAGAGtgagaatatatttatatatacataaatgGATGTTGATGTgataaaatcatcatcatcatcagcacCATCTGATCAAAACCAGATGGAGATGATGACCATGATGATGATGCAAATGGACAAGCTTCCCGATCAGTTCTGCGGGCCCTACTCATGCGCTGCCCCGGAAATGCCGGAGCTCGAATTCTCAAATGGAGGCGGCACCACCATATCAACCGCTCATCctcctcctccatctctcttccaCAACCCTCATCACCATCACGTAGCTTCACCCACATTGATAAACCCACCCATGACACCGCCGCCTCTCATCCCCAACCTCATCACCTCGTCATCCTCGGCTTCTTCGTCCTCTTCGCCGCATGCGATGTTGGCCGAGAACAAGCGAAACTCGTCCAACAACATGGCGGCGATGCGGGAGATGATCTTCCGGATCGCCGCGATGCAGCCGATACAAATTGACCCGGAATCGGTGAAGCCGCCGAAACGGAGGAACGTGAGGATCTCCAAGGACCCCCAGAGCGTGGCGGCCAGGCACCGCCGGGAGCGCATCAGCGAGCGGATACGCATTCTGCAGAGACTGGTGCCAGGTGGGACCAAGATGGACACTGCTTCCATGCTGGACGAGGCCATTCACTACGTTAAGTTCTTGAAGAAGCAGGTCCAGTCGTTGGAGCAGGCCGGGGCCGGCGGCCGCCACATACCCGGTGTCGGGTTTCCGGCGAGCACCATGGGTGCTGGGGTTACTTACTCTTCTTTGGGGATCAGAGCTTGCCAGTCTGCAGCTCAAATCGGGGGTTGTATGCAGATGCTTAGGTGAGGACATGATGGAGGCATTAATACTCTATGCAGATGGGCGTAGTATAATTAATCTAGAGTTGGTAATTGCATAAATCAATTATAATTTGAATGAGAGTAATGTATTAATTAATTATCGTGTAGTAGTGGTTCTGATGGGTCTTGTAATTTGTAAAGAGAAAATGCACTGCTTCCTTCTTCACAGTGTAATCTCTAGTTTCAATCGTTGTGTTTTAGAGATCTAAATACATCTTAAGTCTCAAGTGCAATTCCAGCTAAACACAGCGCGTTTGGACTCGTATAGTTGTGGATTCATCCTTATATCTAATCGAAATGCACTTTACgatatgatcatatatatatatatatctatatatatatatatatatatatatatatatgtagtgtTTAATTATTAGTATTGAACGAGAATACTTCTTAGATTATTTTGAAGGACTTGGATCAAGATAATtgcatgtcatatatatatatatatcataaaataaGTATATCATACCAAGTTTCATTAACCCAATTGAAATTTATGTGACAATCTTAATGTTGTATTTGGAAACATGAATTTCAATCTTGTTCtttgattttatatatttaaGTAAAATTCAATGCATTTTTGTTTGTGCGCCTTGTATATTATGTAAACTTATAAGAGTATTATGTCAGTTCTCAccattaaaattatattttgtaaaTAATTTGACCCTATATAAGCATATGTTACAATTATAATGAAGGGAGTAATGATAACCAATAGCATCTAAGTTTTTCTCATTTTTACAAATTTGAAATAAATGTCTGAATttcaagttttcaaaaataagtaAACCTATCTACATTTGAGAGCATGGATTTCGAGGCTTAAATTTATACTTATGTGGATTTGGAAGAAATTTGAAACAATTTCATATTGCATTAAGTTCAAACACAACCAAATCTTAATGTTTGATCCCACACATTattttaagtgttttttttttttagaaattattgGAAAAACCTTTTCCTTCATGAATTCCTGTACTTCTTTTTTAAATGTTAAACATGTGACACATTAATTGTACATTCAATagtataaaaaagaaaagaaaaagagggaCATATTTTTAATATGTTTAAGATTTAGAAAGTAGTCGCCGCCACGAGCATGGCGCAGTGGAAATGTATtagcaagtaagaaggagcatcggggtTCAATTCTAGATAGATATACTCAAGaaaccagcggtacctgtggatggtgagagtttactctgtgagccagcggggactaTGGATGGCGAGAGTTCGCTCTATAAGTCAGCGGGGATCATAAATGGTgagagttctttgtgagccagtggagaccgtggatggtgatataccccaaatatatcacttaccataaatcaAAAGGAAATTAGAGTCCAACATTGATGAgagcaattaccacctaagttAACTACTCAGGCAGAGTAATTAacgccagctccatgatgactagagcaagttacgccaacgttataacaaccGGAGCGATTCATGCTTGtgccataattcgctaataaatggcacatcaccattaggtcaaactccatcactataaatggggattcagagaagaggttaaggtatctcattctaaactttactttactgttgcatacaAAACCTTTCAAATCAATCcttgacttaggcatcggagcgatcccccggagtacactcTGGGTCCTCTAAaccttacttatttatctctttttaggtggtcgtgatcagggatcgtgaaagttattcaatttttggctgcaacagttggCGTCGTCTATgagaacttcttgagaggttttctctttcaatccttgatcatgactacatcagaTAATTAAAGGTCGATGCATTTGCTCAATTAAGATGGTCCGaaatgccatcatatgatacctAGACGTACTTGACACCGTCTGATCCATCGCCAATTGGGACCCTACCCAGTGCAAACTCTTCATTCACCGAATTGGATgagacactaccatcaagaacctctacaatctcttctccacctacaGTGACCTCGAAGAGGCCGTCGCGATTCTTAGTAAGGCCAttgggaaaagtaaagggtatgATTTTATTACATTCAAGCATGTCAATGACGCTTTACTCATGTTGAAGAAGCTAAGTAAGAAAATTGACAGACGAATAACCGGGACCTAActtgcgatattgggaaattccgGATCTAATACGAATctgactacaattgatgtttctatgcacaAGAATTATGTAGCCAACatgcctattctcaaggtatgattttttctccatcatacaataataattctagaaaaaataaaataaacagacGCCACAGTTTCAATGCTTGAAGAGCTCCaccttaatggctaataataattaataggatgttcaagatatttaattgattgaatagTGACCTATGCACtaaatgcatagtggggtcatgacaGCTACACTactagtcaaataaacaaagccaaACTTTAAAATTCCAATGGGTTAGCCGAATGTACCATGGGGTCAGCAATAATGACTCTTGCACAGTCATGTGAACAGTGCTCTAaacagtgaatttgaaattacaattggaaatttgagttgaaattgcaatgAACACTGAAATTGCATAATTGTAGCAACTGCAATCAGCAAAACCCCAAATAGCAAAACTGAACTTCTTAATGACATTCAGTTAAGCACCTGGTACCCAATCAACTGACtaatccacaccataatcaaaacaaactgTAACAAAATCACCATCatcaatggtagacatctcgcagatctcaatcttaaacttcaatctgccactacactcacaaccccatccaacatgggactcacgaATCAACTAGGATACAATCAAATAATCAGAGTTTATAGACCTCATATATGACACAGACAACACAAAAATAGTCTGCAAAATCTATAATATTGCACGCTTACTTGTAGTTCCCTTTGCCAcaaatgatcgaacacttggtgcatacacatccaaaccctttgaaacaaatccatcccgaaccgattaagaatcctaactgatattgaaaataccagaactcacatctttaaccccaatgaaatcaaaattgCAAGAACCTGTTGAATTGAACAACCATCCTGAcatcataaattatcaaaatgttactgaagatatagcccaaaaaatgagcacagctcattaggtaagAAAGAATTGGGCCAACTGacaagcaacgctcgtgaggccagaagactgcccaaaaaatgagcatagctaattaggcaaagaaaaattggcccaactgatgagcaacgctcgtgaggccagaagactgcccaaaaaatgagcacgactcattaggtaaggaagaatcagCCCAATTGACAAGTAATGCTCATGAGGCCAGAAAATTGCCCAAAAAATATgcacatctcattaggcaaagaagaatcggtccaactgatgagcaacgctcgtgaggccagaagactgcccaaaaaatgagcacaactcattaggcaaagaagaatcggacgaactgacgagcaaagctcatgaggcctAGAAACGACACAAaatatgagcacagctcattaggccagAAACGAAAAAAAAGAAGAGCACGATTCATGAAgccacaagcagcccaaaatgcctcaagaagagctgctcgacaaaaaaaaaaaaaatattacaactttcaaactttggaagccagcttcaaaaattcgaaactgaagtggggacaactgatatacctcaaatatatcacttaccataaatttaaaggagactagagcccaacattgatgaggacaattaccacctaagtcaactactcaggcagagcaattgacgccaaCTCCGTGATtactagagcaatctacgccaacaTTATAACAACCGGAGCGATTCACTCttgcgccataattcgctaataaatgacacatcacgcttgggtcaaactccatcactataaatggggattcagagaagaggctaaggtatctcattctaaactctattttactgttgcataaaaaacctctcaagccaatccctgacttaagcatcggagcgatccctcggagtacactccgggtcctccaagcctgaCTTATTTATCTCTCTTTAGGTGGTCGTGATTAGGGATCGTGAAAgttgttcaatttttggctgcaacagatGTTAATGGAAATATGTCTCGGGGGTCAAACATCCAATTGATGCATAGAAGTCGTATCCGCATTttggactttaccctgatcagcgagacctgaaggcggaggacgctgatccgtaggtttggtgccacaTTAGGGGATTTGAAGGGTTCGTTTGtgactggagttcctatgtacgtaataaaaaaaaaaagatttagaaaGCAGTCACACAGACACGTGGAAGGAAAGTCTCTcgtacgattttttttttttttatttttaaatttatttttaattaaagatatattttaattatttataattttctttGCATTTAATCAACCAAGGTGCTTCCATGTGAACCAAACCAACCATTTTGATACTAAAACACATATGTGACCCTTTtcctataaatttaaattcttgaCTAGATAAAGAAATGTATTTGTCCTCGAGGCACTCAACATGACGTCACGGAAATTCCTACCAATAATATTACACATGTATTTACACATAGTATTAGCTGATTTTATCAATTAAAGATTTGAGGCGACGGTCTCACCTCAAACAGCGTATTTGAACCTTCCGTTCCAAATTTCTAGGAGGAATTGTGAGTGTCACTTCTCATGCACTCTCACATTTGATTTGTTGTAGCAAAATGTGGTTCCAATTCGATTAAAATTCCAAAGTTAAGGACCTTAATCCATCCGGGTCGCATGGAGAGTGTAGACCCCAAAGACCCATTGGCCTTATTATGCTTTAGaagaataaattaattaagaCAATGATAAAAGTGTTTTGTGGGTCATCCAATTAATGGTAatagaatgatttttttttttttttaggtttaacATTGAGAGTGTTGGTTTTTGTCGAAATATTTATTGAAGTTGAGGTTGAAGTTATGTAAAGAGTTTTTCTACCATTTGTAATGAGACCTCAAATTTGTAGAGTTacaaatagtatttttattttagggtatttctaattactattCATAACTTGAAATTTGTctaagttgaaatttttttttggaagtagtggattgattggCAGCGCCTGAGGACGTAAATAATTTTGTACTGAATCTTGTAAATTTTAGTGTTGCTCTTTATTGCTGCCAACAGAGAGGGGCGAGAAAGGATTCAGATGTAAGATGACGGAAATACGTTTCATTATATATCCTCCATTGAAGGTGCATTGCCCTTTAGTTATACAAATGCaataatttatttcttattttatatatatatatacccttttcACTTTTTACTAAGATTTGGTGTGAGACTTTTAATATGAAAGTTTCGAATTCTAATTATTGGGATGCGCATTAGAAATGATGTTCTACTGCTTACAAATTACCTTTAACAGAAGAAATTATTAGGTAAAACTGCTTAATGAagttatattttacaaaaaaaattttaaatatttgaattttaagtaATTTTGATTGCTATTTATTTGAGTAAAATTATTTGACTATCGCCTAAATTAaaatttaggaatttaattaattatttaaagtAGTAGGGAGAATCTCATCTTTGAATTTTTATGTTGGGATTGAGATTTTCAAGTTTGAATtttagaaagaaaagaaagaagtatAAATTGAGAGATAGGTCAATTGCCGTTACAAAGTTTAAATTCAATTTTgacttttaattaataaaaatataattattaaattatgacaTAATTAGATAGTCTAACTACTAATTTCTCTTTCAATGAAttttaagaaaagagaaaaagaatgaTTGTAAAACGAGTAAAAGACACTGAACTCTtctgaaatttgataaaaaaagatattgatctttcttaaaattttaaaaatcctaagAACCATTCCTAAAGTTTTGAGAATTCTATAAATCTCTCCGAAGATTTACTAAAATACACAAATCTCTCCTTATACTTTGTAAAAAGACAAACCTTCTAAAACCAAACTGGCATCTCTCATTAACTTTTGTGCAAGGTGGGCGAATTAATTAATTAGGGATTAGCAGTGCTCGTACGTAGCGTGAAGGAAGGAAAGAAGGCGACGGGAGGGTGCTTGTCGCGTACGGTTTGGTCAAAACGAAAGGGGTGGCATTGGCATTGGCAATCACTCAAGATTGGCGTGGGACTCGCACGCGAAACCGAGACTCCGGTTTTGGCCGGCTCCCACTCCCACAGCATCGCATCAAATTGACGTCGATTCCATTGTCTTCTTCGGCTCCACCTCGCACGTGACCCCTCGTCTACGTGGTCGAGTCCCGTTGCCATGCTGGATCTGTATCCTTGCGTGGCACTCCACACTCATTCCCATACAATTCCCAAAACCAGCCTAACAAATTACCCCGGTTTGATTTGGAAAATTATACCAGAAATGTGGAATCAAATTTCAAGATGAAATCGTTTTCGAGCGTTTGGTTTACACAATTAAGAATGAAAATTATATTTCgattaaaatataatttctgtaATGAGTAAATCATGGTTGTAGTCCAGATAAAGCTGGAATTGATCTTGATTCCATGAAATCAAACTCATttcataattaaaaatttttaaaaataaaaacaagttgtaataatactaattgttattattattataataaaaataaaaataattaataattattgcAATTgcaataaataatgtttattattataaataataacaacaacaagaacaatattaataataaaaaaaagaccaaaataatgataattattttaaggatagtaattataaaaaataataaataataataacaactgataataactacaataaaaataatatttattaatgtaaaataataataatgataacaacaagagcaataataatgaaaaaggcaataataattattttaaggaaAATAATTGTACACACCCCATTTTGTCGGGGGacttatataaaaaatattggatgatattttcatttcataaaatgaaaaaatacaaaaaaagaaaaaaagaatccATGAAGAAGTAAAAAattttgaatacataaaaaaatagaaaatgaaataaaatgggCTAACATCTTTGTCTTTAAACCTGAAAgcacaaaagaaaaataataaattagacATGTGAGAATTTACATGAGAAACATGTGAAAATTATGCTTTGATGCAAGCAAAAATTAGTCAAATCAATTCAATTTTGATTGATCAAATTAGGTGATAATTGATCAAATCAGAATTGATTCCCCCTATAAATAATAGGTTTTGAGGGTGAGAAGGCTAGATATACAATTGAGAGTGAGAGACAAAAAACTGAAAGCTTGAAAGAATTGTGAGTCTGAAGGAGAATTTGTGAAGAAATGGTAGAATTCAAAAGAATTTGGATAAAGGCTAAAGGTTAGAGTTCAAGAGTTAGTAAAGTTGCAGAACTTGAGGCTTGAAGACCGCGGAGAGCTAGAATCAGAGAAGCATGTGTTGACActatgagtccaatcatgttttgatgatgacaaatcacttggtagttgatctgtgcattgagattatgaatAAGAACTATATTTCACATGCAcagaaggttagaaagtcatgaaagccatgaggattaaaggataTACAATTTGACATAATCCATGGaaataaaagagtaaaagaatgaagatgcaagcggcaagttcaagattgtcatgggaatgagtatttagagctgaatgtatttacatatttcatatgatttaatttgaaactcaaaatataccctatacTTACCTTatgaatcatgcatctcatgaaaatcttttaggggttattcattgacttagagaatctatttaaaaccctggaaaatattttatgaagaaGTCAAACAAgaaagcaaaaatattttttgaaaataaaattaaaaagctgAAGTTGGACTGCCCAGATGACTAAGGATTACCCTCAGACGTATGAAGAATTTTCTTAGAAGACTGAAAAAttagtttagtcgtctgaagaattaattgctGAAACACAAAATAGgtagaacaccttcagacgtttgaaccttcaattcagtcgtctgaagtagggactttagaagtctgaatcttaagttcagtcgtttgaccctgtgtccagtttaatttttcaaagctttaaggaacatcagacgtctgaaccctaatcttcagtcgtttgaacttgcaggaagtttaaaattttgatttttagctAGAGAACACGCgtgttatacacttgatcaaattaaTCCAAcagtcaggacttatcctaaggccaagattacctatataatcaacctctaaaccttaGTGCTCCAACTTTTTggataatattgagaaacttgaacatattgcagtacgtttgcctgcactccaactatatttatcaagtttaggcaaatcatcCCAGCTTttcgaagggatttcatttacacatcttgaaagcaagctctggtgattaaggtttggtaaacaaggcattggtttgtgttttcaatatatagatatcttgaagatttttcatatctcatatttATACATCTATTATTCttattgaaaaaggaaaaatctTGTGTtgatacataaaaatttatttgtgaaaggattttccaaacattgaatatttgaagatcttcaagttcttattttcattcaaatactcaatattttattattgcaaaatctacttgattgaaaaatctaaaggttctcaatatatatttgtgagaaattttgttgtgacaagtagtgtttaaatctttgcaatattcaaaatattttatttattcaaagattcaacttcacaaattatttgatacaaagaacttagatcttcataatattaaAGACCAAATTTTAAATAAGATCACctttggtattcttgcatctagtaagttgaactaaaaccccaagttctccaaagcatttacttatataattattttgggagatttgatcaaagggaaattttgtgaagcatatcattcatataacgattacatcgttacatataTACTGAAGTTCAAGTTTTATAATATGGATATGCGTTaagttttccattgtactcactagttttgttagaagtaatattgagttgttttgcagatttgaaattctatattgtaatcatggtttgggttgtgaattgggtgaggaggaagctgtgtctcttgtaagaaatggatgtaagggaagctccttcccggttaaaggagcagggatttagtggaatcattgagtgagttgctcaatgcgaggacgtaggccgggttggctgaacctcataaaaattgtgtttgccttctctgttcctttactccttttaatatTCGCAACatatttcattacctatcttgcatgtgtgtatgttgaataacctcacatgcacttgataattaattgggtaaaatagaatttattgagataataatttgaattaatttcaaacccctgtaattaatttgttaaatataggaatagggattaagtggtaaaataatcttaaagatttttaaaatacaaaattcacgtctcctcttgggattacacctgaattaacatttggtatcagagcaggtttacatagacttaaccgtcatttttgtaaaaaagatcacatggcacacattggtgtaactccattcgatgagggacacttATCCACTAGCCCACTTATTTTctacggtgtaaattacacctactggagaagaagaatgaatatatatatatatatatatatatatatatatatatatatatattttaaagtggattggaaagtgtggaaaattgtttccaagggaaaccatgtccctatgaaagtagttgataaggtaaatgtacccaaaactgaagatgagtatactgaagaagattggaaatctgtgcaaataaatgctactgcaataagcttgctattctgtgcactagatgtaaatgagtttaatagggtgatggtttgtaacactgctaaagataTTGAAATATAGTCATGTGATCCTACTTGATGCAAAATGTTGTACATAATTAGCTTCTGGAGgatttgtgcctgaagattaagttgtTTTTACAatggaggatgaccaaaatagATGGGTTCCTCAGATATGACCAGTGGTAGAAATTATTCAGGGGTGAAATCTTGTACTGTAATCCAAGATTGTCCAAAAGATGGACATTCAAACTCATCTTGTCGAATATTAGAAATTGTTGCTAAGGTCTGTGGAGTAAGGGCAATTGATTTCCCTATGATTTCCGTAGTGGTTACTATGTATCCTttaaccatatttgcataaaatattttaaccaagATCATTTACATGATTAATgtaataatcctaaaaaaaagaattaattaattaactaatactaattatcaattaaataatataataatataatataataaaataataatatatattaacacaatataataatattataatatatattaatataatatgttgactctacgagtccaatgctgttttgataatgacaaatcacttggtatttgatctgtgcgttgagtttgtgaataggaaccatattaagtatgcatggaaagataacgagtcatgaaagccataaagtaaagctgacacatcttggcaagatccatggaattcaaagagtacgagaatcaagatacaaacggcaaagttcaagaacatcttgggaatgagtatttagaactcatgtactaacattttcatatgatttaatttgaggctcaacataacttagaataattttaggattcatgtatttcatgtatatcattagagaactttcatggacttaaaaatacttttaaaattatgcaaaatatgttttataaaagacccaagaaaaagagcaaagaagatttttaaattagaaaaggaaaattgagaaaaaagggattttagtagcctgaactcaaccttagtAGCCTGACGAATTTCTTCAGgaacctgaagattaagttcggtagcttgaagaattaatgggaaaataCAGTAAGTTGGCTGAGGCACCTCGGTCGCTTGACCTTGGAACCTTAAGTGCCTgaaccacttcaggagcctaaccCTAtccttaggcgcctgaccctgcatCCTAAGTTAAATTTCAAAGGGTTAAGGAACTTTGGTCGCCTGGGCGTTCACCCTCAGGggcctgaacctgcgggaaacttaaaattgtaatttttattaaacgaactcgcgagccatttctttgatccaatggctgaaattaatcctaagggtaagacactatatatactgaatatctaaaccctagaatgaaaTTAAGACActtaagaaagagaa
It encodes the following:
- the LOC131158760 gene encoding transcription factor HEC2, producing the protein MDVDVIKSSSSSAPSDQNQMEMMTMMMMQMDKLPDQFCGPYSCAAPEMPELEFSNGGGTTISTAHPPPPSLFHNPHHHHVASPTLINPPMTPPPLIPNLITSSSSASSSSSPHAMLAENKRNSSNNMAAMREMIFRIAAMQPIQIDPESVKPPKRRNVRISKDPQSVAARHRRERISERIRILQRLVPGGTKMDTASMLDEAIHYVKFLKKQVQSLEQAGAGGRHIPGVGFPASTMGAGVTYSSLGIRACQSAAQIGGCMQMLR